Proteins encoded in a region of the Planococcus citri chromosome 1, ihPlaCitr1.1, whole genome shotgun sequence genome:
- the LOC135850030 gene encoding muscle-specific protein 300 kDa-like, whose amino-acid sequence MTSDYLTMNMELSESLSTREPELRSAVDHLKSCSSLEVQNEIEITVEDESVVQWNDSRKSLRNLCERYQNAIKIWTVYRKNSDIVNEWVDNQLSSLSTLPAEKAVQQLQIYEEAVNEQLEKLVELHGMVMEIATEVGVKKDNLLADEIALLSRKLEDIRSVSSTLQDVTVFEKEQIEILIDPDASSGRQKISVVNLLESWQQVFKETFQQFHGLFSSVSGEQNYLEALKLWTDYLLYIQDFLASAIPDNYHTLNSDHLICQLYENLLRSQSSILLDEKTKRIGSSLSGELESLNKLHNETLSNVIARHHRVKQRLLLWQRYQKDQRELLSFLRCIESEQSHLNLRSIYIRTIDASLHEIEDLLNKITKGISMADNLCDQHDALMSGCSQSVIITSVKVELDSSYKRLNNSEAALKTWHEYLFKIKSVAKLYDDIVSNIEQIFIKIYKGIDNEVCSSKQTTYAVVEIKQKIDKLMEFKEEIVALDEATNELTNLEEILKLAVNPKDMEVVRQRIWLLRQQQNDIKYQLSTLIFQLEEKLSLWDTFDKRQQSFISWANDLNTNLKKFCKNQDYLEVILRQLENEFCTDVDSKHDEYNWLLSTGKCLSKYESESATESICDRINDVMDAWKKVNDNTKREVEKIKHIVKELTTSRSNIKNLIVRIPKLSLKLNTIIFFERFDESALNEKIQEHEALQKEIDQRKQEVSDVLQRCKIFVMDCEHCKVSMDIKSVIVRYTSLDRKWTWLQMESAQCKDRIFVVWKMIQEVLSLCRLEDPWLTEQRELLTKIQSQCDKIPFSDINSLAAKLNSISVAINNHSTQFKLLEESYADLLSKNHIRNSSLVQETLDRYSALKKFVSRLNGKIGRLIELSNEDLNSEETFLDERTIEPMDHSDTPESTTSNEEENRSILSRGNTRISFGRVIRAFIFVMLGFLILRIYNESTCSTANNMAWSLEPMLRYPARWITTNVIPFNI is encoded by the exons aTGACTAGTGACTATTTGACAATGAATATG GAACTTTCCGAATCATTATCGACTCGAGAACCAGAATTACGCTCAGCTGTCGATCACTTAAAATCTTGTTCTTCGCTGGAAGTTCAAAATGAGATCGAAATCACTGTCGAGGACGAGTCTGTCGTACAGTGGAACGATTCTCGTAAATCATTACGAAATTTATGCGAACGGTATCAAAACGCCATCAAAATCTGGACAGTGTATAGAAAAAATAGCGATATCGTTAACGAATGGGTTGATAATCAGTTGAGTTCGTTATCGACTCTACCAGCCGAAAAAGCTGTCCAACagttacaa ATATACGAAGAAGCAGTTAATGAACAATTGGAAAAACTCGTCGAGCTTCACGGTATGGTTATGGAAATCGCTACCGAAGTCGGTGTCAAGAAGGATAACTTATTAGCCGATGAGATCGCTTTATTGAGTAGGAAATTGGAAGATATTAGATCAGTTAGTAGTACTCTGCAGGATGTTACCGTTTTCGAAAAAgaacaaattgaaattctaaTCGATCCAGATGCTTCGTCTGGtaggcaaaaaatttcagttgtgaATTTGCTGGAG TCGTGGCAACAGGTATTCAAAGAAACGTTCCAACAGTTCCATGGATTGTTCTCGTCTGTATCCGGTgaacagaactatcttgaagCTTTAAAATTATGGACTGATTATTTACTTTATATTCAAGACTTCCTCGCATCCGCTATTCCTGATAATTATCATACTTTGAACAGCGACCATCTAATTTGCCAG CTGTATGAAAACCTTTTACGATCGCAAAGTTCTATTCTGCTTGATGAAAAAACTAAACGAATAGGATCATCTTTGAGTGGAGAGTTGGAATCTTTGAATAAACTTCACAATGAAACTCTTTCCAATGTCATTGCCAGGCATCATCGa GTTAAACAAAGACTATTATTATGGCAACGTTACCAAAAAGACCAAAGAGAGCTGTTATCGTTTTTACGTTGTATTGAGTCTGAACAGTCACACCTAAACTTGAGATCTATTTATATTCGAACAATAGATGCATCATTACATGAAATCGAA gATTTGCTGAATAAGATAACCAAAGGTATCTCAATGGCTGATAATCTATGCGACCAACACGATGCTCTGATGAGTGGCTGCAGTCAAAGTGTCATTATTACGTCGGTTAAGGTCGAGTTGGATTCCAGCTACAAAAGACTTAATAATTCAGAAGCGGCTCTCAAAACATGGCACGAATATCTTTTCAAGATTAAAAGCGTAGCCAAACTGTACGACGACATAGTTTCCAATATCGaacaaatatttattaaaatttacaaaggCATCGATAACGAAGTTTGTTCTTCTAAACAGACAACTTACGCCGTTgttgaaattaaacaaaaaattgataagcttatg GAATTCAAAGAGGAAATTGTCGCTTTGGATGAAGCTACGAACGAATTAACAAATCTAGAAGAGATACTCAAACTGGCAGTGAATCCCAAAGATATGGAAGTCGTTAGGCAAAGAATATGGTTATTGAGACAACAACAAAATGATATAAAGTACCAGTTGTCAACTTTGATCTTCcaattagaagaaaaattatcTCTTTGGGATACATTCGATAAACG aCAACAGAGTTTCATAAGTTGGGCGAACGACCtgaacacaaatttgaaaaaattctgtaagaACCAAGACTATCTCGAAGTTATACTGAGACAATTAGAAAACGAATTCTGCACCGATGTAGATTCCAAACACGATGAATACAATTGGCTGTTGAGTACCGGCAAATGTTTATCAAAATACGAATCTGAATCTGCGACTGAATCAATCTGCGACCGGATTAATGACGTAATGGATGCTTGGAAGAAAGTCAACGACAATACAAaaagagaagttgaaaaaattaaacatatcGTAAAG gaATTGACAACATCAAGAAGCAATATCAAGAACCTTATTGTACGGATCCCAAAATTGAGTCTTAAGTTAAACACGATTATATTCTTCGAACGATTCGATGAATCTGctttgaatgagaaaattcaagAACACGAG GCATTGCAAAAAGAAATCGATCAGCGGAAACAAGAAGTATCTGATGTGTTGCAAAGGTGCAAGATATTTGTAATGGATTGTGAACATTGCAAGGTTTCGATGGATATTAAATCCGTCATAGTGAGATACACCTCGTTAGACAGAAA GTGGACTTGGTTGCAAATGGAATCTGCTCAATGCAAAGATCGTATATTTGTCGTATGGAAAATGATTCAAGAAGTATTATCGTTATGTCGATTGGAAGATCCGTGGTTGACAGAGCAACGTGAACTTTTAACTAAAATACAGTCTCAATGtgataaaataccattttctgATATTAATAGCCTGGCTGCCAAGTTGAAC tCAATTTCTGTAGCGATAAATAATCATAGTACACAGTTCAAACTATTGGAAGAATCGTACGCTGATTTATTGTCTAAAAATCACATTCGTAACTCGAGCCTTGTTCAAGAAACGTTGGATCGATATTCGGCTCTGAAAAAATTCGTCTCAAgattgaatggaaaaattggaCGGTTAATCGAACTATCGAATGAAGATCTCAACTCTGAAGAAACG TTCTTGGACGAACGTACAATCGAACCGATGGACCACTCTGATACACCCGAATCAACTACATCGAA CGAAGAAGAAAACCGAAGTATACTGTCACGtggaaatactcgtatatccTTCGGACGAGTAATACGGGCGTTCATTTTTGTCATGTTAGGATTCCTAATCCTGCGGATCTACAATGAATCTACATGTTCGACTGCTAATAACATGGCATGGAGTTTGGAACCCATGTTGAGGTATCCAGCCAGATGGATCACCACCAATGTAATTCCATTTAATATATAA